The Grus americana isolate bGruAme1 chromosome 29, bGruAme1.mat, whole genome shotgun sequence genome contains the following window.
GCACCCTGGCGAGTGCCAGCGTCCTCCGGAGCGGCGGGGTttggggggcggtggggggacTCGTGTCCTTGCCGGAGCTGAGAGTTTTTTGTCCCTCGCGGCAGCTCAAATCCACCCCGGACCTGCTGCGGGACCAGCGGGAGGTCGCCCAGCCCGGCAGCAGCGAGCACCCCAAGGAGCTCATCTACGGCATCCTGAAGGAGGGGTGagccccccaaagccccccccgAATGCCCCCGCCActccctgccccttcccaaAGCCCCGCTGGCTGCGGCTGGGATGCTGCGGGGCGCTTTGGGAGCGGGGGTGCCCCTGTAGCCGGCTGGTGCTCAGGATTTTGGGGGGGAACGAGCGACGAAGCGCTGGGGGTGTTCCCACACCCCGGGCTCAGCCCTCGCCCCCCCCATACCCAAACGCTTCCCCCCACTCTGACGCCCGCAGGAGCAGCGAGAGCGAAATCTCCCTGAGGAGGAAAACTGCCCGGCTGCTGGAGAAGATGCAGGAGCTGGCGGTGAGTCAGGGCCGTCCCGGTGCTGCTCCCCACTGCGGGGGGGGGTGACCGGTCCCCGAGCCCCCcaggggctctgcctgcctggcGCCGTGTCCCCGCGTGCCGGGGACGGGACCCGGTGGGGCACAGCTGACAGGGGCATCGTGGAGCCCCGAGCCCACCGAGTGAGCCCGGGGGGGTCTTCCCAGGGTCCCGCCAAGGACGCGgcgtgtccccagccccagcacagggacCTGGCCAGGAaggtggaggagctgcaggagaagcTCGACGAGGAGACCAAGGTGAGGCCaggccgggggggccgggggggccgggggatGGCGGTTTGTatccctggggaggggggaagcgcGATGGATCCCTGCGCTGAGCCCCCTTCGCTTGGGCGCCCAGGCAAGACCAAATTTTCTCCCGGTCTGTTTTACGCCCCGCCAGGGTGTCTCAGGGATGCCGGGGGTGCAGGCGTCTTTCCCGTCCCCACCggagccgggggcggggggatgctggggagggggccggggccgtTCTGTCCCCAGGAGGGGATGTAACCGGTGTcccccctcctgcagctccgcCAGAAgctggagctgagcagggagccgggcaggagcagctccgCTCGGGCCGTGGAAGCCCGGCTGCGGGAGGCCGAAGGGGAGAGCCAGCGGCTGCGGGGGGCCCTGGACAAGAAaacccaggagctgcagaggagtTTGCAAGAGTAGGAGCACCAGGGCTGGGGACGCTGAGGGAGGGCGGTGGGAGGGGgccgagggctggggcagcgcaGGGCGGGTGGCTGTCACCCCCCGCTGTCCCCGTCCCCTTTGCCACGCCAGGACGAGCCGCCCGCTGGTGTAGCTGCTCGTGCGTGGGTGCTGCAGCCGCGGCCCCTCGGGGTGCAGACGCGGCCGGGGTCTCGAGGCGGAGCAGGTCTGAGGGCCCCCGCGCTCCCCGCCAGGCTGCGCGAGGTGAAAACGGCCAAGGAGCAGGCGGAGACCCGGCTGGGCGACTGCGAGGAGCGGCTGCTGGCGACGCACCGAGAGCTCGACCGCCTGCGCGAGGGCTCCGGCACGTCCCCGGACGGCGAAGCCTTGTACAAGGTATGGTGTGACGGTCGCACCAGGGGTGTGAGCGTCCCCCTCCGTCACCTCTCTGCCGCCGAGCCTGGCTGTCCcctttgcccaggagctgctggagacccgggaggagctggaggaagccCTGAGCTCCAAACAGcggcaggaggagcagctgcgGCTGCGGGAGCGGGAGCTGACGGCGCTGAAGGGAGCCCTCAAGGAGGAGGTGGCCAGCCACGACAAGGAGCTCGACCGCGTCCGGCAGCAGTACCAGAGCGACATGGAGCAGCTGCGGCGCAGCATGGAGGGCGTCTCACAGGTCCGGTCctgagcagggctgctggggagggacGGGGTCTTGCTCAGAATTCCCCCTTTAAATGGTCCTGAGCTGGAAATGGGGTTTGTGTCCCACCCCAAACTCACCCCATCGGAGCATCCATCCGCCCCGGCTCTCGCTGCCCCAGGACAGAggtgctggcgggggggggggggagcagagctggtttgCGGAGGGGTGGGGGCTCCCCGGGGCCCTGCGTGGGTTCCCTGGGCCGGTTCGGGGGGCATTAACCGGGGCAGGACCTCAGCGTCGTTGGAGCATCCCGTGAGGATGCCGCTCTGCGAGTGAGCGCTCCACGCTTCGCTCCAGGATCAGGCCAACCTGGAGTCGGAGAAGCAGAAGATCAACGCCGTGGTGAGGAACCTGCagcgggagctggaggagagcgCGGAGGAGACGGGGCACTGGCGGGACATGTTCCAGAAGAACAAGGATGAGCTCCGCGCCACCAAGCAGGAGTAAGTGCCGGGGCTGCGGCTGAGCCCGAGGCACGAGCAGCTTTTGGGGAGGTCCAGCCGCTCGTGACCATCCAGCATCTTTGCTCCAAACCCTGTTAAAACAGGTTGggagctgggatggggctggccctcctcttcctcccttggGCATGTGGGGAGGAAGGCGACGGCCGAGCCGGGTGCCGCTATCCGGGCACGCTGGGGCCTGGGGACGGGGGCGCAGGGCACGAGGACACGAGGATGGGTTTGGATGGCCTCATCCTGCCCctctccaggctgctgcaggtGAAGATGGAGCGGGAGGAGTTTGAGGAGGAGCTGCGGGAGCTGCAGGAGCGCTTCACGGCCGCCCGGGAGGAGGCAGACCAGGCGCGGAGCAGCGCGGTGGACCCCGGCGAGCTGGAGGCGCTGAGGAAGGTGGGTGACGAGGGAGGAGGCGCACGCAGCGCCGGGGACGATGTCCAGCACCAAGGGTCCCCGACTCCCCGTCCCCTCCGTCCCAGGAGCTGCGGCAGGCGCGGGAGGCGCAGCGGGAGCTGTCGGCGGAGAAGCGGAcgcaggaggagctgctgcggcAGCGGGAGCGGGAGCTGGCGGCGCTGAAAGGCACCATGCGGGAAGAGGCGTCCAGCCGCGATGGGGAGCTGGAGCGGTACCGCAGagacctgcagcagctccaggacgaGCGGGATGAGGCCGCCAAGGTGAGCGTGGGGGACGGGGTTTGCCCCCCGCCAGCCGTCCCGAGGGCTGCAAGCCCAAACTGCCCCCCCCGAAGCCCCCCCAAAGGCTGGTCCCAGGTCCACCCTGCGCCGTGGCCGCGTTGCAGGCAAAGGCTTCCCTGGAGAGCGCGCGGGAGGCTTCGGAGCAGGCGAGGAAGACCCTTGAGTCCAGCCTGCAGGAGGTGCAGGAGCAGAACGACGACCTGAGGAGGAAGGTCCTGGGGATGGAGACGCAGCTGAAGGAGTACGAGCGCTTGGGCGAGAACTGGGAGGGCTCCCAGGCACGGCTCAAGGAGAAGGTCACCAAACTGGAGGTACCGGGGCTGCGGCCGCTCCTGAGCTGCCCTGAGCTGTTCCCCGGCCTCGGGAAGGAGTTTGAAGAGCCCCGTCCTCGCAGGCAGAGCGCAGGCAGATGGAGGAGTCGCTGGGCGAAGCCACGGAgcgggagcaggagctgctgatggCCAAGCGGTCGCTGGAGACCCGCCTGGAGGAGGTGCAGCGGAGCCTGGCCCGGCTGACGCAGGAGCACCAGGAGCTGAGCGCGTCCTACCAGGACGAGCAGCGGCAGAAGGAGCAGCTCAAGCGCGCCAAGAGcgagctggaggagcagaagcGCCTGCTCGACCGCACCACTGAGAAGCTGAACAAAGAGGTTGGGGCGCCTGTTCCCTTggcacccccaggacccccgTCCCGTGGGGCATTGTGTGCCGCGACACCCGGTCTCTGTGCCGTGGGATGGAGATCTCCCCTCGCTGGGTTAGGGGAGGGATCCGGGACATCGGGCACGGAGCCGGTTTCCCTGCCGAGCCAGTTGGGACCCATCCTTCCCTGATGTCCCGGGAGACTCCACGAACCCCCGCCATCCCCAGGGATCAGTGTCCCGGGGCCGTGCtgtcccctgcccttccccaagCGGCTCCGGCAAGAGCCCGGTGCCTGCGCAGAGTCCGGGCTCATCCAGGCTGCTCTGGCAGGGCTCGCGCCCCTCGCCGTGATGCTCCTGAGCCCACGGGGCAGGAacgtgcccccccagccccacagccacggGTATCTTCTCCCACCTCGAGCCCCGTCAGCTCAGGACGGGGTGCGTAAGGCTGGTCCCCCGGCTCCTGAGCCGTCCCCGCTCTGCCGCAGCTGGCGCAGATGACGGAGGAGTCGCACAGCTCGCTGGCCGTGCTGAAGTCGCAGCTGGAGGAGTTCAAGGAGAAGTCGCGGAAGGAGATCACGGACTCCCAAAAACAAGCCAAGGATCGGGGCGCCGAGGTGGAAAAGATGCAGTTCAGCGTGGGGCGGCTGCAGGACGAGGTACGGCGAGCGCTGGCGGGTTGTGGGTCCCCACGCCGTCCTCTCCGTCCCTCCGTGGGGACCCTCGGGACGCGTCTCACGTGGGGACGCCTCTTCCCTGCGCGCCGCAGGTCGCCCGGCTGAAGCAAGCGCTGCAGGACAGCCAGGCGGAGCGGGAGAGCGTGCTGCTGGATAAGGAGGTGCTGCTCCAGCGCCTGCACAACCtcgagcaggagatggagacCAAGAAGCGCTCCCAGGATGATCGCTCGCGGCACGCCAAGGCGCTGGAGGTGGGGAGCGCTGCGCGGCACCCCAAAACCGCTCGCCCCgttgctgcagtgctgtgtgctAACAGCAAGGGGCAGAGCTCGCCCAGGCATCCTCCGTCCCGCAGCCAAAGAGGAGTTACGCAGCCCGGCAGCgctgggagggggggtgtgCTACTGctaatattaataaatatttattaattgcCAGCGCAGCCGGCTTTGTTTCGGCTCTGTCCGGCATTGCCCGGCGGCTCGGCTTGCCGCAGGCTGTTGCTCTGCGGGTTATTCTCCCCCGACGGGGCGACGGGTGCGCGGGGGTCCGCGCGGCATCGAGCTGCCGTGTCTCATATCCGAGCGTCTCCATTCTACCTCCCGGGCTGCGTCGGAGCCTTCCGGACCGGTTGGGTTTTGCTGGGCTGGAAGCGCTGGAGCGAatccctccctgcagcatcccagctcGTCGGCCCcggctggccccagccccccctgcccGCGGGGACCCCGAGGCCCTTCTGACCCCCCTGGTCCCGTCTCCTTGCAGGAGAAGTCCAAGCGCCTGGAGGTGGAGCTGGACGAGGAGAGGACCACGGTGGAGCTGCTGACGGAGAGGGTCAACCGGAGCAGAGACCAGGTAGGGCAGGCGGTGCCGTggcagagcccccagccccggccaaATGGCGCTGGATAACTCGGATCCTCGGAGTTAAATCCTGCTCCGGAGCTGCTCACCGGAGTTAAAACCCCATTAATGAGTCGTTAGCGAGCAGCCCGGAGCCCGCCATCACTCTAAATGCAATCGGGATGACGGTGTCTGAAAAGCTGGTTTGGGCGCAAATGGGAATTACATGAGCTtggtgcaaaaaaaccccaaaccaaaccaaaaccagaaatccCCTGAAATGACGGAGTCAGGTTTGTGTTTGTGCAGGAAGCTGGGGTTAAATTACGCCGGGCTCCGGGCTCTCCCCTCCCTCTATTACCTTCAAAGCCGGAGCCGGTGCTGGAGCTCTGCGAGCGGGTGGCAGCTGCCTGCCGAGCCTCCCGGGGTCCAGCGGCGCTGGGTTTTACCGGGACCGGCAGCTCCTCCGCTCacagcccctctccctcctgccccaccgcGATCCGGCAACTTTTTATACCAACTCCCATCTCCTTCGCTTTAAAAGCCGCGCGTTTCGCCTTGGTCGACCTGAAAGAGGCCCCTGGGGCGGTTCTGGTTTTGCTCCGTCGGTGAATCAAACCCATTCCTGCCCCTGGCACGGCCGTGCCGCCGTGCCCCGcggtgctgggcagagctgggaacgCAGCCGGGTCCCCAAATCCCAGTTCAACCAGTTTAAACCCTCCAGTGGAAAATTGCAGCCCTTGTCTGGGCCACTCGCCAGAACGGCAGTAACTGATTTAGGAAGGAACCAAAATCCTCTCGTCGGGGGGTTTTGGTGTCACCGATACCGGCTGTGTGCCGTGGGACGGCCACCGTGCGGCTGTTGGGTGCACCGAGTCCACCCGTGCTCTGCGGCACCGGTGTCGTGGGCAGAAATTGCGGTGGCCCCGATCTCTCGCCGAGCGACCATTGCGGCGGAGGACGCGGCAAAACCAACCGGTGCCGTGTCCTTGTCCCCAGATCGACCAGCtgcgggcagagctgctgcaggaacgCTCCTGCCGGCAGGACCTGGAGTGCGACAAGGTCTCGCTGGAGAGGCAGGTACAGCTGCGCCGCGTCCAGCCCACGGCCCTGGGGCCAGCCGGAGGGCAGCCGGACCCCTTGTGCTGTGAGCGATGCCGGGCAAAGCGTCCCGGTGCGGCCCCGGGAGAGGGACCGTGCTTCCCCGGCGCTTTTCCTCCCGTAAAACcgttcctcctcttcctccccgcGCTGGATCCGGCCCGTCCCAGCCGCCCCATGGcgcagccctggctggagcaTCCTTGGAGCCGCCCGGCATCTCCCCGGGGCGGCATTCCCGCGGGATCCCCCTGCCAGCCTGCCCGGGCTTGCGCTCCAAACCCTTCGTTACCTAACCCCGAGCTGGCTCCTAACGAGATGATGGATGGGAACTAAGCTCCCCAAGCTGTTCTTGTTCCCGGTGCGGAACTGCCGCTGCCAAGAAAAACACGGGGCTCCTACTGCTGACgccgcggggcccggcccggcggtgCCCACCGTTGTTACCGCTGCTCGGTTGACGAAGCCGGGGCGATGCTGCTGTGCGGGacggggagaggagctgggttTGTGGTGCTTGGGGGGGATTTTTTGGCCAACGAGGGTGTTCAAGAGCAGCAAGTGGGGAGCCAGGGGATGCCGGGCAGCGTGGGGCCGGCGGGGGCTCTTGCACCTCGTGGTTCCCGGCACATCCTGGTCTCGCCTCGTGCCCCGGCTGGTGCCAACACAGCTAATTGCCGTTATATAACCCGGCTCGTTACGTCTCCTCCTTGGGAAAGGCTTTCTGGGCCCTGACTCACCGCCGGGATTTACATAAGCGAGGCTCTGAGCCTTTCCCACCCGCTTTGGGAGCCCCGCGGGGGGTGACGGGGACGACTTTGGGGTTTAtgttgctttggtttggtttcccCCTGCAGAACAAGGAGCTGAAGAGCCGCCTGGCCAGCTCGGAGGGGCTGCAGAAACCCAGCAGCAACGTCTCGCAGCTGGAGGCGCgggtggaggagctgcaggacaaGCTGCAGGTGGAGGAGAGGTACCGGCCGTGGAGACCCccgcctcgggggggggggggtgccaTCGCTCTCACCGGGTGCCGGCCCGGCTCACCCACGACCCCTCGGTTTGCCGTAGGGAGAAGAGCGTCCTGCAGTCCTCCAACCGCaagctggagaggaaggtgAAGGAGCTGACCATCCAGATCGACGACGAGCGGCAGCACGTCAGCGACCAGAAGGACCAGGTGGGTGccctcggggcgggggggggccgaGCGGCATCGGGACCCACCTCAGGCACCCTTGGGTGCTTGTCCCGCGCCGGCCATCCTCATCCCGTGGGAACCGCcctgtctccctgcagctgaGCCTGCGGGTGAAGGCCCTGAAGCGTCAAGTGGACGAGGCGGAGGAGGAGATCGAGCGGCTGGAGGGCGCCCGCAAGAAGGCGCagcgggagctggaggagcagcacgAGCTCAACGAGCAGCTGCAGAACCGCATCAAGGCGCTGGAGAAGGAGGCTTGGTACGGGACGCCGGGCTGGCaggggggggtcccagccccgtCCCTGAGCGGGGACTgacccctcttctccctccccaggcGCAAAGCCGCCCGCTCGGCCGTCGATTCCTCCCTGCAAGACGACCAGCTCAGCTCGGACGAGGAGTTCGACAGCGCCTACGGGCCGTCCTCCATCGCCTCGCTGCTCAACGAGGCCAACCTGCAGACCAGCTCCTGCTGACGCCCGCCCGGAGCGGAGCCGTGTCCCGAGAGCCGGGCGAGGGACCAGCCGCCGCTGCTCGCTGCAAAAACTCTTCTACTACCACCGCCGTGAAGGAAGGTGCCGCTCAAAAGGCGGTGGGATGGGgaacacccccccacacacaccggAGGTCTCGCCTCTGCGTCTTCATACGGGTCTCAGGGTGCGTTTGCACCGTGGATTTTTgccggggagggagcagctcACCACAGCCGGTGTCCCCCTTGGTGACGGTGTCCTGCCGGGACCCCACGGCCCTGGGGACAAGACACGGCGCGGGGGCTCAGGCTCCCTtgggggcagccggggggggggggggcggggggcacccacGGCTCCGGCCAccctggtttatttttatatgcaacTGCCCTTTGTGCCCCCGCTGCCCTTGTCCTCTCCAAGtgctaatttaaataaaagtgcGCATTTTAACGCCTGCGGCTCGTCATCCATCCGGGGCACGGCACAGACTCCGGCACATGGGGCTGCAGGGCACCGGGCTCCTGCCCGGCTCGGGGAATGCAGCTCCTTCCCCGCTCCGCTGGATCTGGCCTAGAGATAAATCCTTGTTATCGCTAATTAACGAGGATGGGAGCCTTGCCAACTGCTAATTAGCGCCATTGCGTTGATTGGCAGGTGGTTACCGCAGTTCCCCTCCGTGGCCTCGAGCGAGGCCGAGCTGGCTCCATCCCCAAGCCGGCGCGGGGCTGGGTCGGTCCCTGCTGCCTCGGTTTCCCCTCCCGCGCTCCCGTGATGCTTAACCGGGATGGAGCCAGCGGGAATGGGTGCGGTGACGGCACCGGGGACGGCCCTGTCCCCTCTCCGGTCAGTAGTGGCAGTGTCCCTGCGTCACCACCGCCCAGGGCCGTGCCAGGCTCGGCGTGCCCAGCACCTGGCACTGCACCCACAGCGTCCCCGCTGCGGCTAAACCAGGCCAGCACAACCGGTTCCACCCTCAGCTCCTCCCGGACACGTGTGGCAGAGCCAAGATCAACCACCGTCCCCaccctgtgcctcagtttccccagtgGCTGCTCGGCCCGACGAGGCAGCAGGGGCCCcgctgtgcctcagtttcccccgtGGGCACTGCAGCGGTTGCTGGGGGACTCAGGGGCCGTTGGGTGCCcagggggaggaggcggcgtcgGCTGCCACGGCTTAGCGCGAGTGAAGTTTGCCGGTCCCCGGCTGTGCCACCAGCAGCCAGCCCCGAGGGAGCGATGTCCTCCGGCCCGCAGCAAAtcccgctgccccagcccccctgggaCGGGGTGTCCCCACCCCGGGGCTGCAGCGTGGCCCCGGCTCAGCCCCGGTGACCGCACGGGGCTGGAGCGTGTCCCCggccggcagggctggggcctGTGGTGAACCTGAGGCCGGCTGAGCTCATCACACTGGTATGTGGCAATTAGCACCgggcagagaggaggcagcCGGCACACCCAGGCCGCCCGGCACGGCACAGGGACACCTGCCCCGGCGGTGCCCCGGTGCCCGACCCTCCAGCACGGGCGAGGGGCTGCGGCACCCACCGCGCTTGACCCTGGTGTGCAGCCGGTGACCCCGCGGATTTGGGTGGGggcacccccggccccccccgccagGCTGTGCCGATACCCCGCAGCCAAACATGCCCCAGGCACGGGACGTCCGGCCCTGGCACGGTTTGGGGCACCACGGCGTGATCTGGCACGGCATCCCGCCGCTcggtgctgctgggcaggcCCTGGCTTGGCTTGGCAGGGCTTGGCGAGGGTTTGGCACGGGGTGCGGCTCGGCAGCGCTTGTTGTGGCTTGGCACAGCCGTGGCACGGCTCTGGCACGGCTCTGGCACGGCCGTGGCACGGCTCTGGCTCAGCTGTTAGTTCGGCTGGTAGTCTAGCTGTAGTTCAGCTCTGGCTCGGCTGTAGTTCAGCTGTAGTTCGGCTGTAGTTCGGCTGTTGTAGTTCGGCTATAGTTCGGCTGTAGTTCGGCTGTAGTTCGGCTCTGGCTTGGCTGTAGTTCGGCTGTAGTTCGGCTGTTGTAGTTCGGCTATAGTTTGGCTGTAGTTCGGCTGTAGTTCGGCTCCAGTTCTGCTCCAGTTCGGCTGTTGTAGTTCGGCTGTTGTAGTTCGGCTGTTGTAGTTCGGCTCCAGTTCGGCTCCAGTTCGGCTGTTGTAGTTCGGCTATAGTTCGGCTGTAGTTCGGCTGTAGTTCGGCTCTGGCTTGGCTGTAGTTCGGCTGTAGTTCAGCTGTAGTTCGGCTCCAGTTCGGCTCCAGTTCGGCTCCAGTTCGGCTCCCTCCGGCGCAGCATGCCAGGGCGCCGTGGGCGTGGCCGAAGCGGAGGGGCGTGGTCTCCGAGGGGGTGTGTCCACGGCGGGTGGGCGTGTcccgcgggcggggcggggcggggccgtaTAAaaggggcgggggcggcggcgcgccCGGCAGTCGCGGCGGGGCCATGAAcgggctgcagggctggtgcGCGGTGCTGGACGTGCGGCCCCACGGCGAGAGCCCGGTGAGCCGCGGCCCTCCGGGACCCTCTGACCCCGCTCCGCGGGGCCGTCCCTCTCCTTCTCCCGGCGCTTCTGGGCGGCGGCTGCTGCCCGCGGGGGCGCCccggtggggcgggggggggacccGGGATGCGCCGTCGGTGCAGCGGGGCTGTGCCCGCCCGGCACCCGGTATGGCTGCTCCGACCTGTCCCGCTGTGCCCGGGCTCGCCCGGCAGCCGTGGGGAGGTTCGGGGGGTTCTGTGGGGGCTCTCCGCCCCAGGGGGTGCTCGGGGGTCTCCCCGCCGCCGGAGTCTGCGGCCGCCCCGTCCCCGCGACCTTCGCTGGGCGCTTGGGTGAACTCAGCTGGGTGGGCGAGGACGGCGGGAGCGCACCGGGGGACGCACCGGGGTTGGTGCTGGGGTCCCACCGTGCCCCGTCGCG
Protein-coding sequences here:
- the CGN gene encoding cingulin, yielding MEWPASTAMAEKQSPVDYGVQIRFINDLQEPRRPPKARGKPGSYGVAVRVQGIAGQPFVVLNSGEKGGDSFGVQIKSEGSYPNPPAGPQPSGSISSDSDLPENPYVGRQPRHGSSYSTSDEEAGGVSATSRHEPKPPPGKRPLGEELRRTQSHGDLLGADAEEPFAASAPRASGSRHHRALAGGKSSSMLNIAPERSKASGSEAVAKDPSLGTEAAVAAGGSDVDTKPLSSVDSLISKFDGKVQQRGRTARRGRIPSEERKRSQSLDSRISHRNVPDARELSGDQRQAGAVHPQPSVPAGSLSLSRPSVAGGVEIGGTRSQRANRGAEEPTTERLQSKARAELQLKSTPDLLRDQREVAQPGSSEHPKELIYGILKEGSSESEISLRRKTARLLEKMQELAGPAKDAACPQPQHRDLARKVEELQEKLDEETKLRQKLELSREPGRSSSARAVEARLREAEGESQRLRGALDKKTQELQRSLQELREVKTAKEQAETRLGDCEERLLATHRELDRLREGSGTSPDGEALYKELLETREELEEALSSKQRQEEQLRLRERELTALKGALKEEVASHDKELDRVRQQYQSDMEQLRRSMEGVSQDQANLESEKQKINAVVRNLQRELEESAEETGHWRDMFQKNKDELRATKQELLQVKMEREEFEEELRELQERFTAAREEADQARSSAVDPGELEALRKELRQAREAQRELSAEKRTQEELLRQRERELAALKGTMREEASSRDGELERYRRDLQQLQDERDEAAKAKASLESAREASEQARKTLESSLQEVQEQNDDLRRKVLGMETQLKEYERLGENWEGSQARLKEKVTKLEAERRQMEESLGEATEREQELLMAKRSLETRLEEVQRSLARLTQEHQELSASYQDEQRQKEQLKRAKSELEEQKRLLDRTTEKLNKELAQMTEESHSSLAVLKSQLEEFKEKSRKEITDSQKQAKDRGAEVEKMQFSVGRLQDEVARLKQALQDSQAERESVLLDKEVLLQRLHNLEQEMETKKRSQDDRSRHAKALEEKSKRLEVELDEERTTVELLTERVNRSRDQIDQLRAELLQERSCRQDLECDKVSLERQNKELKSRLASSEGLQKPSSNVSQLEARVEELQDKLQVEEREKSVLQSSNRKLERKVKELTIQIDDERQHVSDQKDQLSLRVKALKRQVDEAEEEIERLEGARKKAQRELEEQHELNEQLQNRIKALEKEAWRKAARSAVDSSLQDDQLSSDEEFDSAYGPSSIASLLNEANLQTSSC